In Luteibaculum oceani, one DNA window encodes the following:
- the ahcY gene encoding adenosylhomocysteinase: MSATKVTEAYKVKDISLAAWGRKEIRLAEAEMPGLMSLREEFGKEKPLAGARIAGCLHMTIQTAVLIETLVELGAEVTWSSCNIYSTQDHAAAAIAEAGIPVYAWKGMTEEEFDWCIEQTLFAFKDGQPLNMILDDGGDLTNMVLDRYPELVAGIRGISEETTTGVLRLHDREKAGTLPLPAININDSVTKSKFDNKYGCKESLVDAIRRATDVMIAGKVAVVAGYGDVGKGSAASLRGAGARVLVTEIDPICALQAAMDGYEVKKMDDAVKEADIVVTATGNKDIIVGRHFENMKDKAIVCNIGHFDNEIDVAWLKNNHGNTMDEIKPQVDKYTINGKDIILLANGRLVNLGCATGHPSFVMSNSFTNQTLAQIELWKNAGKYENKVYVLPKHLDEKVAMLHLAKIGVELEELSADQAKYIGVPVNGPFKNDAYRY; encoded by the coding sequence ATGAGTGCTACTAAAGTAACTGAAGCCTACAAAGTTAAAGATATCTCACTTGCTGCATGGGGCCGCAAAGAAATTCGATTAGCTGAGGCTGAAATGCCAGGTCTAATGTCTCTAAGAGAGGAGTTCGGAAAAGAGAAACCTCTTGCTGGAGCTAGAATTGCGGGATGTCTTCACATGACTATCCAAACTGCAGTATTAATTGAAACACTCGTTGAACTGGGTGCGGAGGTTACTTGGTCGAGCTGTAATATTTATTCTACTCAAGATCACGCAGCAGCTGCCATTGCAGAAGCTGGAATTCCTGTTTATGCATGGAAAGGCATGACAGAAGAAGAATTCGACTGGTGTATTGAGCAAACTTTGTTCGCCTTTAAAGACGGACAGCCACTTAACATGATTCTTGACGATGGTGGAGATTTAACCAACATGGTATTAGATCGCTACCCAGAACTAGTTGCTGGAATCCGTGGAATTTCTGAAGAAACTACTACTGGTGTTCTTAGACTTCACGATAGAGAAAAAGCAGGTACTTTACCTCTTCCTGCAATAAATATTAACGACTCAGTAACCAAGTCGAAATTTGACAACAAATACGGATGTAAAGAATCCCTTGTAGACGCGATCCGTCGTGCTACCGATGTAATGATTGCTGGAAAAGTTGCAGTTGTTGCTGGATATGGAGATGTTGGAAAAGGTTCTGCAGCTTCTTTAAGAGGTGCTGGAGCAAGAGTTCTTGTAACTGAGATCGATCCAATTTGTGCACTTCAAGCGGCAATGGACGGATACGAGGTTAAGAAAATGGATGATGCCGTTAAAGAAGCTGATATTGTTGTAACTGCTACGGGTAACAAAGACATCATCGTTGGTCGTCACTTCGAAAACATGAAGGACAAAGCTATCGTTTGTAATATCGGACACTTCGATAACGAAATTGATGTTGCTTGGTTAAAGAATAATCATGGTAATACCATGGACGAGATCAAGCCACAGGTAGACAAGTACACTATCAATGGAAAAGATATCATCCTTCTTGCTAATGGAAGATTAGTAAACCTTGGATGTGCAACGGGTCACCCATCATTTGTAATGTCCAACTCATTTACCAACCAAACCCTAGCACAAATTGAGCTATGGAAAAACGCTGGTAAGTACGAGAATAAAGTATACGTTCTTCCAAAACACCTTGATGAAAAGGTAGCTATGCTTCACCTTGCAAAAATTGGTGTTGAACTTGAAGAGCTTTCTGCAGACCAAGCTAAGTACATCGGTGTTCCAGTAAATGGACCATTTAAGAATGATGCTTACAGATACTAA
- a CDS encoding 4'-phosphopantetheinyl transferase family protein, which yields MFTGIKNINHFIEDGGRHQVRLYDISRFSPDGSFLSTWLAAREREELKKVKSDLKTKQKASVLGLIAQEFGSSGIIQKQESGKPELPDQPYEITISHCKELVGYAFGENPLGMDIHHYDKKVTRISHKFLNEFEFEFCEKYREQPWMDLFWAVKEAVFKIYGSNLPFKDIKIDVAGIDTKSLSCEVKGKDNIDVSYALHKNFCICLAELKA from the coding sequence ATGTTTACCGGGATAAAAAATATTAACCATTTTATTGAAGACGGAGGTCGGCATCAAGTTAGATTGTATGACATCTCTAGGTTTTCCCCAGATGGTTCATTTTTAAGTACCTGGTTGGCAGCTAGGGAAAGGGAGGAGTTAAAAAAAGTAAAGTCGGATCTGAAAACCAAGCAGAAAGCTTCGGTTTTGGGGCTTATCGCCCAAGAATTTGGTAGCTCTGGTATCATTCAAAAACAAGAATCTGGAAAGCCGGAATTACCAGATCAACCTTATGAAATTACCATTTCGCATTGTAAAGAGTTGGTTGGATATGCTTTTGGGGAAAACCCCTTGGGTATGGATATCCATCATTACGATAAAAAGGTAACCCGGATTTCTCACAAGTTTTTAAATGAATTTGAGTTTGAGTTTTGTGAGAAGTATCGAGAACAGCCTTGGATGGATTTGTTCTGGGCGGTGAAGGAAGCGGTGTTTAAAATTTATGGAAGCAATCTGCCTTTTAAGGATATTAAAATCGATGTTGCAGGTATTGATACAAAAAGCCTTTCTTGCGAGGTGAAAGGGAAGGATAACATTGATGTGTCATACGCCCTACATAAGAATTTTTGCATATGCCTGGCAGAGTTAAAAGCCTAA
- the porN gene encoding type IX secretion system ring subunit PorN/GldN, producing the protein MKRVIGILLTVAVATVAQAQVLTPEMKKRMYKDTFLDYDPELDIDSVRNFQQKEVLPDPPIREADVLWSKRVWREIEVAEKVNLPLYYPLDDIADRKNLFDVLRDAYQAGLIQAFDSRFIGSDEFRFPIPADTADAKLFSRKITLTDIDEFGETNYITKTQDFEAEDVVRYRIKEDWYFDKQRSELRVKILGIMPICKYTDEDGTVKTQQTAWFYFPEVRHVLVNYEAFNRRNKTQRITFDDIFRKRYFSSHIIKEENVYDRSIASVYTSPYDQLLKSEEIKQEIFNFEHDLWSY; encoded by the coding sequence ATGAAAAGAGTAATTGGAATTTTGCTTACGGTAGCGGTAGCTACAGTTGCGCAAGCTCAGGTTCTTACTCCTGAGATGAAAAAAAGAATGTATAAAGATACATTCCTAGATTACGACCCAGAATTAGACATTGATTCTGTAAGAAACTTCCAGCAAAAGGAAGTGCTTCCAGATCCTCCAATTAGAGAGGCCGATGTTTTATGGTCTAAGAGAGTATGGAGAGAAATTGAGGTGGCTGAGAAGGTTAACCTTCCTCTTTATTACCCGTTAGATGATATTGCAGATAGAAAAAATCTATTTGATGTTCTTCGCGATGCGTATCAAGCAGGATTAATCCAAGCATTCGATTCTAGATTTATTGGATCTGATGAGTTTAGATTTCCTATTCCAGCAGATACTGCAGATGCTAAGTTATTCTCAAGAAAAATTACTTTAACTGACATCGATGAGTTTGGTGAAACCAATTACATCACAAAAACGCAGGATTTCGAAGCGGAAGATGTTGTTAGATATAGAATTAAAGAGGATTGGTATTTCGATAAGCAAAGATCTGAGCTAAGGGTTAAGATTCTTGGTATTATGCCAATTTGTAAATACACTGATGAGGACGGAACTGTAAAAACACAGCAAACTGCTTGGTTCTATTTCCCAGAGGTTCGTCACGTATTGGTTAACTACGAGGCATTTAACAGAAGAAACAAAACCCAGAGAATTACTTTCGACGATATTTTCAGAAAAAGATATTTTTCTTCTCACATCATTAAGGAAGAAAACGTTTACGACAGATCGATTGCATCTGTTTACACTTCACCTTACGATCAGTTGTTGAAATCTGAGGAAATCAAACAAGAGATTTTCAATTTCGAACACGATCTTTGGAGTTACTAA
- a CDS encoding ABC-F family ATP-binding cassette domain-containing protein: protein MLSINGYTYHLGERALFDNISFFVGPGEKIALAGINGSGKTTLLGKIAGTPRPKEIALAGNCRIGYLPQHLPWQSEKTVLDEVLSSQEELSGLEEELEFYNNQLVTLTDYESAEYTKAIEKVSELSEKLGTVNPHEIEAKAEKVLKGLGFTDEDISKPCSTFSGGWKMRISLAQILLEDPDLLMLDEPTNHLDINSVVWLERYLKDFRGAIILISHDRRFLDNITSRTIEIVKGKAYDYPFTYSKYLVEREIRNEQQLATQRNQEKEIERTKQLIDRFKAKATKASMAKSLEKKLDRMDVIEVDDFNQKSIAGKFLYSKDPGKIALRVESLAKSFGDKTIFNDISFEIERGDKVALVGKNGVGKSTILKIACGALKEDGGECKWGHNAEVQYFSQDGPDLIPKNRTPLEHMELFAPNDQFTMCRTILGSFLFSGDDVDKKVTVLSGGERTRLVLAQLAINPSNILVLDEPTNHLDIPSKDHLKDALRSYPGTVIVVSHDREFLAGWCNKVIELREGESKEFPGDIDAFLKEKEKEDLTAYSMTEKSVKAKKEPKPKVDQKPKANSDSREKVKLEKEIEKVEAELGILTKKLDEVKPGKEQDEILSKYGELDSKLNVLMEKWADM, encoded by the coding sequence ATGCTTTCAATTAACGGTTATACATACCATTTAGGGGAAAGAGCCCTATTCGATAATATTTCATTTTTCGTAGGTCCTGGGGAAAAAATTGCTCTGGCTGGAATCAACGGGTCTGGTAAAACAACCTTACTAGGAAAAATAGCAGGAACTCCAAGACCTAAGGAAATTGCCCTGGCTGGCAATTGTAGAATTGGGTATCTACCTCAGCATCTACCATGGCAGTCGGAAAAAACCGTTTTAGATGAAGTGCTTTCTTCTCAAGAAGAATTGTCTGGCCTTGAAGAGGAACTTGAATTCTACAATAACCAGTTGGTTACCCTAACTGATTACGAAAGTGCGGAATATACCAAGGCTATTGAGAAGGTTTCTGAGCTATCGGAAAAATTGGGGACTGTTAATCCCCATGAAATTGAGGCTAAGGCTGAAAAAGTATTGAAGGGATTGGGCTTTACGGATGAGGATATTTCCAAGCCTTGTTCAACCTTTTCGGGTGGATGGAAAATGAGAATTTCCCTTGCTCAAATTTTATTAGAGGATCCAGACTTATTAATGCTGGATGAGCCTACCAACCACTTAGATATAAATTCTGTGGTGTGGTTAGAACGCTATTTAAAGGACTTTAGAGGCGCAATAATTCTAATTAGCCACGATAGAAGATTCCTTGATAATATAACCTCCAGAACCATTGAAATCGTTAAGGGCAAAGCTTACGATTATCCTTTTACCTATTCAAAATATCTTGTTGAAAGAGAAATTAGAAATGAGCAGCAATTAGCTACTCAAAGAAATCAGGAAAAAGAAATAGAGCGAACGAAGCAACTTATAGATCGCTTTAAAGCAAAGGCAACAAAGGCTTCCATGGCTAAATCCTTGGAAAAGAAGCTGGATAGAATGGACGTGATTGAAGTTGACGACTTCAACCAGAAATCGATTGCTGGTAAGTTCTTGTATTCTAAAGATCCAGGAAAAATTGCATTGAGAGTAGAAAGTCTCGCAAAAAGTTTTGGAGACAAAACGATATTCAACGATATCAGTTTTGAAATTGAGCGTGGGGATAAAGTAGCCTTAGTAGGAAAAAACGGAGTTGGAAAATCTACCATCTTAAAAATAGCGTGTGGCGCACTTAAGGAGGATGGTGGGGAATGCAAATGGGGTCATAATGCAGAGGTCCAATATTTTAGTCAGGATGGCCCCGACCTAATTCCCAAAAACAGAACTCCACTAGAGCACATGGAATTGTTTGCTCCAAACGACCAATTTACCATGTGCCGAACCATTTTAGGATCATTCTTATTTTCTGGGGATGATGTTGACAAAAAGGTGACGGTTTTATCAGGAGGTGAAAGAACGCGTTTGGTGTTGGCACAGTTAGCAATCAACCCCAGTAATATTCTGGTATTAGATGAGCCTACTAACCACTTGGACATTCCCTCTAAGGATCACCTTAAAGATGCCTTAAGATCCTATCCAGGAACGGTAATCGTTGTTTCCCACGATAGAGAATTTTTGGCGGGTTGGTGTAACAAGGTGATAGAGTTAAGAGAGGGAGAGAGTAAAGAGTTCCCAGGGGATATTGATGCTTTCTTAAAAGAAAAGGAGAAGGAAGATCTTACCGCTTATTCCATGACGGAAAAATCGGTTAAAGCTAAAAAGGAGCCGAAACCGAAAGTAGACCAAAAGCCAAAAGCAAATAGCGATTCACGGGAAAAAGTAAAGCTGGAAAAAGAGATTGAAAAGGTAGAAGCCGAACTGGGTATCCTCACGAAAAAACTTGACGAGGTAAAGCCAGGGAAGGAACAAGATGAAATTCTTTCCAAATACGGGGAATTAGATAGCAAACTAAATGTTTTAATGGAAAAGTGGGCAGATATGTAG
- a CDS encoding aminoacyl-histidine dipeptidase has product MSNSVRNLQPKALWNHFADLNAVPRPSKKEERVIQFMVDFGTQLGLETKKDAIGNIIIKKPATKGMEDRKTVILQSHVDMVHQKNNDTQFDFDQQGIEMMVDGDWVKANGTTLGADNGIGVAAIMALLSSTDIEHPALEAMFTVDEETGMTGAKQLDPTNFSGEILLNLDTEDDDELSIGCAGGIDTNTSYDYQSANTPAGVQSFSIEVKGLMGGHSGMDIDKGRANANKLMNRLLMDFSFPFYLHEINGGGLRNAIPRESLATISIDPKLKADLEATVKTSLATFKSEFTPVEKNIQITLESCSTPANCVAESDLNKILNAIEAVHNGVFKMSLNFDDLVETSSSLAQVIVKDGKFLTKSLQRSSVESTKSAVASSIKACFELMGATVEQTGDYPGWEPNPNSEILSIMEALYKEMYEAKPNVMACHAGLECGILGKHLPEVDMISFGPNIRHAHSPDECCQISSVQKFWYYLLETLKRIPKK; this is encoded by the coding sequence ATGTCGAATTCAGTAAGAAATTTACAACCCAAAGCACTTTGGAATCACTTTGCAGATTTAAATGCGGTTCCAAGACCGAGTAAAAAAGAAGAACGCGTAATACAGTTTATGGTTGATTTTGGCACCCAACTGGGCTTGGAAACCAAAAAAGATGCCATTGGTAACATTATCATCAAAAAGCCGGCAACAAAGGGAATGGAAGACCGTAAAACGGTAATTCTTCAATCGCATGTTGATATGGTACACCAAAAAAACAACGATACCCAATTCGACTTCGATCAGCAGGGGATAGAAATGATGGTAGATGGGGATTGGGTAAAAGCCAATGGAACCACCCTAGGTGCAGACAATGGCATTGGAGTGGCAGCAATAATGGCGCTTTTATCATCCACAGATATTGAACACCCTGCTTTAGAGGCCATGTTTACTGTAGATGAAGAAACAGGAATGACCGGTGCCAAACAGTTAGATCCTACCAACTTTTCTGGAGAAATATTACTTAATCTCGATACCGAGGACGATGATGAACTAAGTATAGGTTGCGCTGGAGGAATAGACACCAATACCAGTTACGATTATCAATCAGCCAACACCCCTGCTGGTGTTCAATCTTTTTCCATTGAGGTAAAAGGACTAATGGGTGGGCACTCAGGAATGGACATCGACAAAGGTAGAGCCAATGCCAACAAGTTGATGAACAGACTTTTAATGGACTTCTCTTTCCCCTTCTACCTTCACGAAATTAATGGAGGAGGCTTGCGAAATGCAATTCCCAGAGAATCTCTTGCCACCATTTCTATTGACCCGAAGTTAAAAGCTGATTTAGAAGCTACGGTTAAGACTAGCTTAGCAACTTTTAAAAGCGAGTTTACTCCGGTAGAAAAGAACATTCAGATTACTTTAGAGTCATGTTCCACACCGGCAAACTGTGTTGCTGAATCAGATCTAAATAAAATTTTAAACGCCATTGAAGCCGTTCATAATGGGGTGTTTAAAATGAGCCTGAATTTTGATGATCTAGTTGAAACCTCCTCGTCTTTGGCTCAGGTTATTGTAAAGGACGGTAAATTCCTTACCAAGTCACTGCAACGTAGTAGTGTTGAAAGTACCAAAAGTGCAGTAGCATCATCCATTAAGGCTTGTTTTGAGTTAATGGGTGCAACGGTGGAGCAAACTGGGGATTACCCAGGCTGGGAACCTAATCCAAACTCAGAAATTCTATCCATTATGGAGGCACTGTACAAGGAGATGTACGAGGCCAAACCAAACGTTATGGCGTGCCATGCAGGATTGGAATGTGGAATACTTGGAAAACACCTTCCCGAAGTGGATATGATTTCTTTTGGACCAAACATCAGACATGCACACTCACCAGATGAATGCTGCCAAATTAGTTCGGTACAAAAGTTCTGGTACTACTTACTGGAAACCTTAAAAAGAATACCAAAAAAATAA
- a CDS encoding DUF3820 family protein, whose product MDKTHLIKLANTKMPFGKYEGRFLINLPEHYLVWYRTKGFPKGKLGQMMEEVLELKINGLEPLIRTLIQ is encoded by the coding sequence ATGGATAAAACCCATTTAATAAAACTGGCTAACACAAAAATGCCCTTCGGTAAATACGAAGGGCGTTTTTTAATCAATTTACCCGAACATTACTTGGTTTGGTACCGAACTAAGGGCTTCCCAAAAGGGAAATTGGGTCAAATGATGGAAGAGGTTCTAGAATTAAAAATTAATGGTTTAGAGCCCCTTATAAGGACTTTAATCCAGTAG